The Primulina eburnea isolate SZY01 chromosome 13, ASM2296580v1, whole genome shotgun sequence genome includes a region encoding these proteins:
- the LOC140809877 gene encoding glutamate receptor 2.8-like: MGSLLLKLFIISLLILPLRAAQSSSNSSIVDFHVGVILDLNSTVGRIGESCISMALTDFYSVHKDFKTRLVLHFKDSNESVVDAAAAAIDLLQHVSVDAVIGPQNSAQVNFVMNLGDRARVPIISFSATSPSLVPRAPFYVQTSQSDAYQVQAIASIIEAFKWNQVVVINEDTDYGNGIVPYLSNALNDVHARISYRSVIPESASDDFISQELYKMMGMQTRVFVVHASQFLGTRLFLKLRELEMISAGYAWIVTSGLTELFHMMDSEVVESMQGFLGVKPSVPKSKELRSFSGRWIRTFGENSDLKVTETTIFGLWAYDTLWALAMAAESVGSIKPNLVKNKNSGNYANPFAIDSSDTGPKLRQALLETRFTGLAGEFKLVKGQLEQTSYQIVNFDGNHERQVATWRPYVENHTKGNLNNTNSDFTSKVKFRSIIWPGDLTVAPKGWQMPVSGKHLRVGVPLKPGFNEFLKLEFNPTTNAVQVSGYHKHVFESVMAALPYAVLLEYVPYRFFNTNGSAAGNYNDLVYQVSKQEQFDAAMGDITVTYERSINADFTMPYAEGGVSCIVPIAYEDANNEFTIFTLLSKQLWMTAAVFYLAGALAVWILGRRILSNAREPPGQHPGMICYFPCFPGQGLDANLLCLILVAWSSVACLLNSTLTASLSSTLVVQSLRPTVPDVNQLIAKGYRVGCQEGSFLFGFLKNLGFLESNIRNYSSIDACEANLTLGSENGGISAYCDVVPHIRLLLSKTCGKYMTIEPTYRTEGFAFAFPRGSPLVSDVSRAIVMLTENNAIQEIVQQLISNATCLVPDRSPGSPTTVTVKTFAVLFIFSGFVTLACLLVSELVDLHKKGVLLQKMSGFKANANSRIHSFRSALKRSNSKLVPILQKQEVALQVVTEDGVCAINSAAQQ, translated from the exons ATGGGTTCGTTGTTACTTAAATTGTTCATTATAAGTCTTCTCATACTTCCTCTTCGTGCTGCACAAAGTTCCAGCAACAGCAGCATAGTTGATTTTCACGTTGGTGTCATTCTTGATTTGAATTCTACCGTGGGGCGTATAGGTGAGAGCTGCATATCCATGGCTCTTACCGATTTTTATTCGGTTCACAAAGACTTTAAGACTAGACTGGTTCTCCATTTCAAAGACTCAAATGAAAGTGTCGTTGATGCTGCTGCTGCAG CTATTGATCTTCTGCAACATGTTAGCGTGGATGCCGTTATTGGTCCACAAAACTCGGCACAGGTCAACTTTGtgatgaatctcggagatagagCTCGTGTGcccattatttctttttctgcTACGAGTCCTTCTCTTGTTCCTCGAGCTCCTTTTTACGTTCAGACATCACAAAGCGATGCTTATCAAGTCCAGGCTATTGCTTCGATCATTGAGGCCTTCAAATGGAACCAAGTTGTCGTTATTAATGAAGACACGGATTATGGTAATGGTATCGTCCCTTATCTGTCGAATGCCTTGAACGATGTCCATGCTCGAATTTCGTATCGAAGCGTGATTCCGGAATCAGCGTCTGATGATTTCATAAGCCAAGAACTGTACAAAATGATGGGTATGCAGACTCGAGTGTTTGTGGTGCACGCGTCTCAGTTTCTTGGAACAAGGCTGTTTCTAAAGTTGAGAGAATTAGAAATGATCAGTGCTGGATATGCTTGGATTGTCACGAGTGGGCTAACAGAATTATTTCATATGATGGATTCCGAAGTTGTTGAATCCATGCAAGGGTTTCTTGGGGTTAAACCTTCAGTCCCCAAGTCTAAAGAACTGCGATCTTTTTCTGGTAGATGGATCAGGACGTTTGGGGAAAATTCGGATTTGAAAGTAACTGAGACTACTATATTTGGGCTTTGGGCGTATGATACTTTGTGGGCTCTTGCTATGGCAGCGGAAAGCGTTGGAAGCATTAAACCAAATCTTGTTAAGAACAAAAACAGTGGCAATTATGCTAATCCTTTTGCTATAGACAGTTCAGACACGGGTCCTAAACTTCGCCAAGCATTGTTAGAAACGAGGTTTACTGGTCTTGCTGGAGAATTTAAGCTCGTAAAGGGACAGTTGGAGCAGACATCGTATCAGATAGTTAATTTTGATGGAAATCATGAGAGACAGGTGGCCACCTGGAGACCTTATGTTGAAAATCATACGAAAGGAAACTTGAATAATACCAATTCTGACTTTACTTCAAAGGTAAAGTTCAGGAGTATCATATGGCCTGGGGATTTAACGGTTGCTCCGAAAGGATGGCAAATGCCAGTAAGTGGTAAACACCTGCGAGTCGGGGTACCACTAAAACCAGGTTTTAACGAATTCTTGAAACTGGAGTTTAATCCTACAACTAATGCAGTGCAAGTTAGCGGATACCACAAACACGTGTTTGAGTCTGTCATGGCCGCGTTACCATATGCTGTACTTCTCGAATATGTCCCCTACCGATTCTTCAATACAAATGGTTCAGCAGCCGGGAATTATAATGATCTCGTGTATCAAGTATCTAAGCAG GAGCAATTTGATGCTGCGATGGGAGACATTACTGTTACATATGAAAGATCCATAAACGCAGACTTCACCATGCCATATGCTGAAGGAGGTGTGAGCTGTATAGTCCCTATTGCTTATGAAGACGCGAATAACGAGTTTACCATTTTTACCCTGCTGAGTAAACAACTGTGGATGACTGCTGCTGTCTTCTATCTTGCTGGTGCTCTAGCTGTTTGGATTCTTGGAAGAAGGATCCTCTCTAATGCCAGGGAACCACCTGGGCAGCATCCTGGCATGATTTGCTATTTCCCATGTTTTCCTG GTCAAGGACTCGATGCCAATTTGCTTTGTCTAATTTTGGTGGCATGGTCTTCTGTCGCATGCCTGCTGAACTCAACTCTTACTGCCAGCTTATCATCAACACTCGTAGTACAGAGTCTTCGACCTACTGTTCCAGATGTGAATCAACTTATCGCGAAGGGATACCGTGTTGGGTGCCAAGAAGGATCGTTTTTGTTTGGTTTCCTGAAAAATTTAGGATTCCTCGAATCAAATATACGTAATTATAGTTCTATAGATGCCTGTGAAGCTAATTTAACATTGGGAAGTGAAAATGGAGGCATCTCAGCATATTGTGATGTTGTGCCCCACATTAGGCTCTTGTTGTCGAAAACCTGTGGCAAATACATGACAATTGAGCCAACTTATCGAACCGAAGGCTTCGCTTTT GCATTTCCCAGAGGTTCCCCCTTAGTTTCTGATGTCTCGCGTGCCATAGTTATGTTGACCGAAAACAACGCCATTCAAGAGATTGTTCAACAGTTGATTAGTAATGCAACATGTTTGGTTCCAGATAGAAGCCCTGGCTCCCCAACTACAGTCACAGTGAAAACCTTTGCGGTGCTTTTTATTTTCTCAGGTTTTGTTACATTGGCATGCCTGCTAGTTTCAGAACTCGTTGATCTACATAAGAAGGGAGTTTTGCTTCAGAAGATGTCGGGTTTTAAGGCTAATGCCAACTCAAGAATTCATTCATTTCGCAGTGCCCTGAAGCGAAGCAACTCTAAACTTGTTCCAATACTGCAAAAACAAGAGGTTGCACTCCAAGTAGTTACTGAAGATGGTGTTTGTGCGATAAACAGTGCTGCTCAACAATAA